CTGCGAGCAGTACCACACCAAGTAATCCTCCCCCGGCCTACTTGAATTGGTGGGCGACTTGACCTTGAAACTGGTGTAAACAGGTGGCTTTTGATAGACTCAGCCGCCTGTTTTTGTCTTACCTTCGAGGTCTTCATGACTTATCAGTGTCCTTTGTGCCACCTTGCCCTGCAACAAACGGATCGCACTTTTCATTGCGCTAACCGCCACCATTTTGACTTGGCGAAAGAAGGCTATGTCAATTTGATGCCCGCGCACCATAAGCGCTCAAAAGATCCTGGTGATAACAAAGAGATGATGCAGGCGCGGCGCCGTTTTCTTGAAGGTGGACATTATGATCCAATGCGGCAAAAAGTAGCCCAGCTGTGCCAAACATTCTTGCAAGGCAGTGCTCATCGTCTGCTCGATATTGGCTGCGGTGAAGGCTATTACACTGACCAAGTGGCACGCAGTTTAAGCGCGCAATACGCCGAAGCCACAACACATGGTTTAGATATCTCGAAAGTGGCAATTCGCTTTGCGGCCAAGCGCTACCCGTCCAGCCATTTCTGTGTCGCATCCAGCCACCGTCTCCCCTTTGCTGACCACGCTTTCGATGGCATTCTACGCATCTATGCTCCATGCAAAGCGGAAGAACTGGCTCGCTGTGTGGCAGACCATGGCGTGGTGATCACCGTGACT
The Vibrio navarrensis DNA segment above includes these coding regions:
- the rlmA gene encoding 23S rRNA (guanine(745)-N(1))-methyltransferase, translating into MTYQCPLCHLALQQTDRTFHCANRHHFDLAKEGYVNLMPAHHKRSKDPGDNKEMMQARRRFLEGGHYDPMRQKVAQLCQTFLQGSAHRLLDIGCGEGYYTDQVARSLSAQYAEATTHGLDISKVAIRFAAKRYPSSHFCVASSHRLPFADHAFDGILRIYAPCKAEELARCVADHGVVITVTPAARHLVQFKEKIYSDVKLHDEEPEQIEGFVLQQQEKLNYMMTLSGADAFDLLQMTPFAWRASDEFRKALKSAHHFDCEADFMLRVYRKLSQ